The genomic region CGACGCGGCCCTCGGCGATCTCGTTGAGCTCGCTGCGCATGGTCTCGATCGAGGTGATGAGATCGCTCGACAGCACCATGGTGCGGGCCTCGGGGAAGATGTGGGCTGCCTCCTCCTGCAGGCGCTCGACGCCGGGCCCGACCGCGACCAGCGATTCCTCGGCCGCGCAATGCGGGCAGATATTCGGCCGCGGCATCGAGAAGCCGCAGTGATGACAGACCAGCCGCTGCCGGAACCGGTGATCGACCAGCCATGCATCGCAGATGGTGCAGGCGAAGCGGTGGCCGCAGGCCCGGCACAGCGTCAGCGGTGCGTAACCGCGGCGGTTGAGGAACAGCAGCGCCTGCTCGCGGCGCTCGATGGCATGGCGAATCTGCTCGGCCAGTACAGGCGAAATGAAGCGGCCGCGCGGCGGCGGCGCGCGGCGCATGTCGATCGCCTCGATATGCGGCATGTGCTGGCCGCCGAACCGCGACGGCAGCGCGACGCGCTGGTAGCGCCCCTTGCGCGCATTGACCTCGCTCTCGACCGACGGCGTGGCCGACGCCAGCACGATCGGGATCTTTGCGATATGGGCGCGGACCACCGCCATGTCGCGCGCGTGATAATGCGCGCCGTCGTCCTGCTTGTAGGCCTGGTCGTGCTCCTCATCGACGATGATGAGGCCGAGATCGGCATAGGGCAGGAACAGCGCGGAACGGGCGCCGACCACGACCGGCGCCTTGCCCTCGGAAATCGCCGCCCAGTTTCGGGCCCGCGTGCGCGGCGTGAGCTCCGAATGCCATTCCAGCGGCCGCGCGCCGAAGCGTTGCGCGAAACGGTCGAGGAACTGGCCGGTCAGCGCGATCTCCGGCATCAGGATCAGCGTCTGCCTGCCGCGACGGATATTCTCGGCGATCGCCTCGAAATAGACTTCAGTCTTGCCGGAACCGGTGACGCCGTCGAGCAGCGCAACGTGAAAGCTGCCGCTCGCAGCCAGCGCCCTCATCACGTCGACGGCGCTGCGCTGCTCGCGCGAAAAATCCGGCTGCGCATAGGAGGGATCCGGAACGGGCGGCGGTGCCGGCGGCGGCATCGCCTCGACCGTCAGGGTGCCTTCGTCGACAAGGCCGTCGATCACGCCGGAACTGACGCCGGCCTCCCGCGCCGCCTCCGACTTGCCGTGCAGCAACCGGTCCGACAGCACCTCGATGACCCGCCGGCGTGCCGGCGTCAGGCGCCGCGGCGGCTCGCCGACCAGTCGCACGCCGAGCCGCGTCCGCTCCGGCCCGAGATTGTCGCCCATCCGCAGCGTCATCCGCAGCACCATGCCGCGCGCCGACAAAGTGTAATTGGAGACCCAGTCGACCAGCTGGCGCAGCTCCGGCCTTAGCGGCGGAACATCGAGCTTCTCGCTGACGTCCTTGAGCCGGTTGTGCAGCCGCGGATCCGGATTGGCATTTTCCGCCCACACCACCGCAACGACCTCGCGCGGCCCGAGCGGAACGCCGATCACGTCGCCCGGCGCAAGCTCCATGCCGCGCGGCACGCGGTAGGAATAGGTCTGGTTCAGCGCGACAGGCACCAGCACGTCGACGACACGTGTCGTCGATGCGGAGGCTGGGCCGAGGCGCGTGGTATGGTCCATTGAATCAGAAACCTTGAACCCGAGCGGGCTGGAGATTCGGTTTCTGATCGAATCAGAACCAAATCTCCAGCTTCTTGTTTTGACGCGTTTTCTTCACGCGAACCGGCGTCCACTTCGCTCGAAAACGCTCTCCCACCGCTTCGCGCTCTTAGCGAACGGTAAACGAAGGCAGTGCGATATAATCAGGAGATGGGCAGCGCCAATAGCCCTTAAGACACGGACTTAAGACACGAACATGGCCCGGACCGATCAGCCCATCCAGCCGCTCGAGCTCGACTGCGCCGACGCATCGGTCACGCAGGAGATGACGCGCTGGCTGTCGCATCTGCGTGCGGAGCGGCGGCTGTCGCCGAAAACGCTCGAGGCCTATGCCCGCGACGTGCGCCAATGCCTCGCCTTTCTGGCCGGACACTGGGGCGCGCGGGTGACGCTCAAGGCATTTTCCGCGCTCGAGGCGAGCGATGTGCGCGCCTTCATGGCGATGCGCCGAACCGAGGAGATCGGCGGGCGATCGCTGATGCGGGCGCTGGCGGGCCTGCGCTCGTTCGGACGTTTCCTGGAACGCGAAGGCAAGGGCAAGGTCGGCGCGCTCTCGGCGATCCGCGCGCCCAAGGTAGCGAAGAGCCTGCCGAAGCCGATTCACATGGAAGCGGCGAAACGCTTTGCCGATGCCGACGAGCGCGCGGATGAGACCCGCGAGACCTGGATCCTGGTGCGTGACGCCGCCGTCATGGCGCTGCTCTATGGTTCGGGCCTGCGCATCTCCGAAGCACTGGGGCTGAAGCGCCGCGACGTGCCGAAACCCGGCGAAGGCGACGTGCTTGTGGTGACCGGCAAGGGTAACAAGACCCGCATGGTGCCGGTGCTGCAGAACGTGCTGCAATTGATTGCGGACTATGCCGCGATCTGCCCGCATCAACTCAGCCCCGCGGGGCCGGTGTTCGTCGGCGCGCGCGGCGGCCCGCTCAGCCCACGCATCATCCAGCTCACCATGGAGCGGCTGCGCGGCGCGCTCGGCCTGCCCGACAGCGCAACGCCGCATGCACTGCGGCACTCCTTCGCCACGCATCTGCTCAGCCGCGGCGGCGATTTGCGCGCGATCCAGGAATTGCTCGGCCACGCATCGCTGTCGACCACGCAGATCTACACCGGCATCGACAGCGAGCGCCTGCTCGAAGTCTATCGCTCCGCGCATCCGCGCGGCTGAACGCCTGGGTCTGGATTAAAAATAGAGCGCGAGCTTTGGCCCGCCGTCATGCGCCGTTCATCTTCCGACGGCTACTCCAAACCGTTCGGCCCTTGCCTTGTGCGCTGCATTCGGCAATCGTGGCGCGGTCTCATCCGGAGGGGAATCATGAGCGCACATGAAAGTATGGAGCACGCGGAGCATGCCGAGCATGCTTCGGGCGAGAACAAGAAGATCGCGCTCCTGATCGCCGTGATCGCCCTGTGCCTGGCGCTGTCGGAAACGCTCGGCAAGGGCGCCCAGACCGAATCGATCAGCAAGAATGTCGAGGCCTCCAACCTGTGGGCCTTCTTCCAGGCCAAGAGCATCCGCCGGACCGCGGTGCAGACCGCGGCCGAACAGGGCAAGCTGAACCTCGCGACCACCACCGACGAGGCGGCCAGGGCTGCGCTGCAGAAGCAGATCGACGACTGGCAGAAGACCGCGGCGCGCTATCGTTCGGAGCCGGAAACCGGCGAGGGTTCAGAGCAGCTCTCCGAACGCGCCAAGCACGCCGAGCATGAGCGCGACGAGGCCACCGCGAAATATCATCATTTCGAGCTTGCCTCTGCCGCCTTCCAGATCGCCATCGTGCTGGCGTCGGCGACCATCATCACGGGCATCCTCGCGCTCGCCTGGGTGTCCGGCCTGGTGACGCTCGCCGGCATCGTGATGACGGCGCTCGGCCTGTTCCAGCCGCACTTGCTGCATCTGCATTGAGGCGCAGCGCGCCGCTTTCGAACCGTCATCCTGAGGAGCGCGCCCCTGCGCGCGTCTCGAAGGATCGACGGCCACCGGCCGGGCCGCGCATCCTTCGAGACGCGCGTTCCGCGCTCCTCAGGATGACGGAATAGAAAGTTTTGATCAAAGAGGCTTGCTGGTCTGATGCACGCTTTTGCGGAAGCGCGCGATCACGCGCAGCGTGCGTGCCGCCCAGCCCTCGCCGTCGCCACGGATCATCTCGCGAATGCGCCGCTTGATCGGCTCGACCAGCGCGGTGGCCTTGGCCCGCAGCGCCATCACGAAATTATAGAGCGCCTCGAACCAGGGCATCTCCAGCAGTTTCGGCCGCGTCACGTCGAACAGGAAGGCCGTCACGCCGACACCGACGAACTTGGCGAACAGGATCAGCGAGACCGCACTGAACCAGTATTGGTTCGCGAGCAGCCAGAGCCCGACCAGCTTGAGCGGAAACAGCGGGATCACCGGCACGACGAAGACGATCAGCGTCATCGCCGGCGACAGCGAATCGACCCGGTCGGCAAGCCATTGCTTGAGCGCGCGGAGCGGAATCCACGCCACCACCCGCGCCACGATCGGCTCGAGGTGGTCCCATAGCCAAGCCTCGACCAGGAAGATGATCGCAAGCAGGACCCAGAACGGCTGAAGCAGGCGGCGCAGCATCGCTATGATCTCAACCCGGCTGACGCCGGACTTTCGATCATCACATATGGATGGCGCGCTTGCCCACCGCAAGCGCGGCTTCCTTGATCGCCTCCGAACGGGTCGGGTGCGCGTGGCAGGTGCGCGCCAGATCCTCGGCCGATCCGCCGAATTCCATCAGAACGCAGGCTTCATGGATCATTTCGCCGGCTTCGCGGCCGACGATGTGGACGCCAAGCACCCGATCCGTCTTCGCATCTGCGAGAATTTTCACGAAGCCGTCGGTGGTCTGATTGACCTTGGACCGGCCGTTCGCCGTGAACGGGAATTTGCCGACGGTGTACGCGACGCCGGCCTGCTTGAGATCTTCCTCGGTCTTGCCGACCGACGACACTTCCGGCGTGGTATACACAACACCTGGAATGACGTCGTAGTTCACGTGGCCGGCCTGGCCCGCGATGATCTCCGCGCAGGCAACGCCTTCGTCTTCCGCCTTGTGCGCGAGCATCGGCCCGGCCACGACGTCGCCGATCGCGTAGATGCCCTTCACGTTGGTCGAGAAGTGCGCGTCGATCTCGACGCGGCCGCGATTGTCGAGCGCAACGCCGGCTTCCTTCAGCCCGAGGCCCTCGGTGTAGGGCACCCGTCCGATGCAGACGAGCACGACATCGGCTTCGATGCTTTCCGCAGCGCCGCCCGAGGCCGGCTCGACCTTGACCTGCAGCGTCTTGCCGGAGGTATCGACCGCAGTGACCTTG from Bradyrhizobium elkanii USDA 76 harbors:
- a CDS encoding DUF4337 domain-containing protein; the encoded protein is MSAHESMEHAEHAEHASGENKKIALLIAVIALCLALSETLGKGAQTESISKNVEASNLWAFFQAKSIRRTAVQTAAEQGKLNLATTTDEAARAALQKQIDDWQKTAARYRSEPETGEGSEQLSERAKHAEHERDEATAKYHHFELASAAFQIAIVLASATIITGILALAWVSGLVTLAGIVMTALGLFQPHLLHLH
- a CDS encoding primosomal protein N', with the protein product MDHTTRLGPASASTTRVVDVLVPVALNQTYSYRVPRGMELAPGDVIGVPLGPREVVAVVWAENANPDPRLHNRLKDVSEKLDVPPLRPELRQLVDWVSNYTLSARGMVLRMTLRMGDNLGPERTRLGVRLVGEPPRRLTPARRRVIEVLSDRLLHGKSEAAREAGVSSGVIDGLVDEGTLTVEAMPPPAPPPVPDPSYAQPDFSREQRSAVDVMRALAASGSFHVALLDGVTGSGKTEVYFEAIAENIRRGRQTLILMPEIALTGQFLDRFAQRFGARPLEWHSELTPRTRARNWAAISEGKAPVVVGARSALFLPYADLGLIIVDEEHDQAYKQDDGAHYHARDMAVVRAHIAKIPIVLASATPSVESEVNARKGRYQRVALPSRFGGQHMPHIEAIDMRRAPPPRGRFISPVLAEQIRHAIERREQALLFLNRRGYAPLTLCRACGHRFACTICDAWLVDHRFRQRLVCHHCGFSMPRPNICPHCAAEESLVAVGPGVERLQEEAAHIFPEARTMVLSSDLITSIETMRSELNEIAEGRVDIIIGTQLVAKGHNFPRLNLVGVIDADLGLSNGDPRAAERTFQLLNQVVGRAGREQGRGVGFLQTHQPEHPVIKALIANDREAFYASEIEIRERTGYPPFGRLASLIVSAGDRPTAEGFARKLAAVAPLDERIQVLGPAEAPLAVVKGRYRFRLLVKSLRNVDLSQYLREWLAAGPKTKGNLKLEVDVDPQSFL
- a CDS encoding tyrosine recombinase XerC — encoded protein: MARTDQPIQPLELDCADASVTQEMTRWLSHLRAERRLSPKTLEAYARDVRQCLAFLAGHWGARVTLKAFSALEASDVRAFMAMRRTEEIGGRSLMRALAGLRSFGRFLEREGKGKVGALSAIRAPKVAKSLPKPIHMEAAKRFADADERADETRETWILVRDAAVMALLYGSGLRISEALGLKRRDVPKPGEGDVLVVTGKGNKTRMVPVLQNVLQLIADYAAICPHQLSPAGPVFVGARGGPLSPRIIQLTMERLRGALGLPDSATPHALRHSFATHLLSRGGDLRAIQELLGHASLSTTQIYTGIDSERLLEVYRSAHPRG